One segment of Neisseria mucosa DNA contains the following:
- a CDS encoding ATP-binding cassette domain-containing protein has translation MIEIKKLTLQRGLKVLLDKADAVINPGQRVGLIGKNGTGKSSLFALIKGEITQDGGEILIPKTWRLASVSQETPDLDISALDYVLQGDAELQAFQTALAQAEAQNDGMKQAEYHAKLEEIDAYTAPARAAKLLNGLGFAQEEHIRPVKSFSGGWRMRLNLAQALICRADLLLLDEPTNHLDLETVLWLENHLASLPCTQIIISHDRDFLNATTTQTIELSQQKLTQYGGNYDFYQAERAQRLAQQQAAYVKQQAQIKHLQSFIDRFKAKATKAVQAQSRMKALAKLERIAPAHLDSEFSFEFANPTHLPNPLLKLDHADLGYGDKTVLHDITLSLESGARYGLLGVNGSGKSTFIKALAGKIDLLSGSIVRSEKLNIGYFAQHQLDTLRADQSPVWHIQQLSPEVREQEIRNFLGGFNFVGDMAVQKTEPFSGGEKARLALAMIIWQKPNLLLLDEPTNHLDLDMRHALTLALQSFQGALIVVSHDRSLLEATTDSFLLIDKGRLNNFDGDLNDYRQWRLAQENAAAAPAASAQSQSRKDTKRIEAQIRQEKAKRSKPIQQKIDKAEKEIARLTDIQTACEAFLAQESAYSEENKPKLQETLAQLTETKVKLTQLEENWLQWQEELEQIQADVEAEFSQ, from the coding sequence ATGATAGAAATTAAAAAACTCACCTTACAACGCGGCTTGAAAGTCCTGCTCGACAAAGCCGATGCCGTAATCAACCCCGGCCAACGCGTTGGTTTAATCGGTAAAAACGGTACAGGAAAATCCAGCCTGTTTGCGCTGATAAAAGGTGAAATCACGCAAGATGGCGGCGAAATCCTGATTCCCAAAACATGGCGGCTAGCTTCCGTCTCTCAAGAAACGCCCGATTTAGATATTTCCGCTTTAGACTACGTTTTGCAAGGCGATGCCGAATTGCAGGCTTTTCAGACGGCCTTGGCTCAAGCAGAAGCGCAAAACGACGGCATGAAGCAAGCCGAATATCATGCCAAATTGGAAGAAATCGATGCCTATACCGCTCCGGCACGCGCTGCCAAACTGCTTAACGGCTTGGGTTTTGCACAAGAAGAACATATCCGCCCCGTCAAATCCTTCTCCGGCGGCTGGCGTATGCGCCTCAACCTTGCCCAAGCGCTGATTTGCCGTGCCGATTTGCTGCTTTTGGACGAACCGACCAACCATTTGGATTTAGAAACCGTACTATGGCTGGAAAACCATCTCGCCTCCCTGCCCTGTACGCAAATCATCATTTCCCATGACCGCGACTTCTTGAATGCCACCACCACGCAAACCATCGAACTGTCGCAACAAAAACTGACCCAATACGGCGGCAATTACGATTTCTACCAAGCGGAACGCGCCCAACGTCTGGCGCAACAACAAGCCGCCTACGTCAAACAGCAGGCGCAAATCAAACATCTGCAATCCTTTATCGACCGTTTCAAAGCCAAAGCCACAAAGGCCGTACAAGCCCAAAGCCGCATGAAGGCATTAGCCAAACTCGAGCGCATCGCCCCTGCGCATTTAGATAGCGAGTTTTCCTTTGAGTTTGCCAATCCGACTCATCTGCCCAATCCATTACTGAAACTCGACCATGCCGACTTGGGCTATGGCGACAAAACTGTTTTGCACGATATTACCTTGTCTCTGGAAAGCGGCGCACGTTACGGCCTGTTGGGCGTTAACGGCAGCGGTAAATCCACATTTATCAAAGCATTGGCAGGAAAAATCGATTTACTTTCCGGCAGTATCGTCCGCTCCGAAAAGCTCAATATCGGCTATTTTGCCCAACACCAACTGGATACTTTACGCGCCGATCAAAGTCCGGTTTGGCATATCCAACAGCTTTCGCCCGAAGTCCGCGAACAGGAAATCCGCAACTTTTTAGGCGGTTTCAACTTCGTCGGCGATATGGCGGTTCAAAAGACCGAGCCGTTCTCCGGCGGGGAAAAAGCACGGCTCGCCCTTGCCATGATTATCTGGCAAAAACCTAATCTGCTACTGCTTGACGAACCGACCAACCACCTAGACTTGGATATGCGCCACGCCCTGACACTTGCCCTGCAAAGTTTCCAAGGCGCATTGATTGTCGTATCGCACGACCGCAGCCTGCTTGAAGCGACTACCGACAGCTTCCTATTGATTGACAAAGGCCGTCTGAACAACTTCGACGGCGATTTGAACGACTACCGTCAATGGCGGTTGGCACAAGAAAACGCCGCAGCGGCCCCTGCCGCATCTGCACAAAGCCAAAGCCGCAAGGACACCAAGCGTATCGAGGCACAAATCCGTCAGGAAAAAGCCAAACGCAGCAAACCGATTCAGCAGAAAATCGACAAAGCCGAAAAAGAAATCGCGCGTTTGACTGATATTCAGACGGCCTGTGAAGCATTTTTGGCACAAGAATCTGCTTATTCAGAAGAAAATAAACCCAAATTGCAAGAGACACTCGCACAATTAACAGAAACTAAAGTAAAATTAACGCAACTGGAAGAAAACTGGCTGCAATGGCAGGAAGAGCTTGAGCAAATCCAAGCTGATGTCGAAGCCGAGTTTTCCCAATAA
- a CDS encoding amino acid ABC transporter substrate-binding protein — MLKKFVLGTIAAVVLAACGGEGSNSASSAPAQSGAASGSLIERINNKGTITVGTEGTYAPFTYHDKDGKLTGYDVEVTRAVADKLGVKVEFKETQWDSMMAGLKAGRFDVVANQVGLTSPERQATFDKSEPYSWSGAVLVARKDSNIKSIDDIKGVKTAQSLTSNYGEKAKAAGAELVPVDGLAQSLTLIEQKRADATLNDELAVLDYLKKNPNTGVKIVWSAPADEKVGSGLIVNKGNDEALAKFSTAMTELKADGTLKKLGEQFFGKDISVK; from the coding sequence ATGTTGAAAAAATTCGTACTCGGCACCATCGCTGCAGTAGTTTTGGCAGCCTGCGGCGGCGAAGGCAGCAACTCAGCTTCTTCTGCACCGGCACAATCCGGCGCGGCCTCCGGCTCGCTGATTGAGCGCATCAACAACAAAGGTACCATCACTGTCGGTACGGAAGGTACTTACGCACCCTTCACCTACCACGACAAAGACGGCAAATTGACCGGCTACGATGTCGAAGTAACCCGCGCAGTCGCCGACAAACTGGGCGTAAAAGTCGAATTTAAAGAAACACAATGGGACTCCATGATGGCAGGTTTAAAAGCCGGCCGTTTTGACGTGGTTGCCAACCAAGTCGGCCTGACCAGCCCTGAGCGTCAAGCGACTTTTGACAAATCCGAGCCTTATAGCTGGAGTGGTGCTGTTTTAGTCGCGCGCAAAGACAGCAATATCAAATCCATCGACGACATCAAAGGCGTCAAAACCGCACAATCCCTGACCAGTAACTATGGTGAAAAAGCCAAAGCGGCAGGTGCAGAACTCGTACCGGTAGACGGCTTGGCGCAATCCCTGACCCTGATTGAACAAAAACGTGCCGACGCAACCCTGAATGACGAATTGGCGGTATTGGACTATCTGAAGAAAAATCCGAATACCGGCGTAAAAATCGTTTGGTCTGCACCGGCTGACGAAAAAGTCGGCTCCGGCTTGATTGTCAATAAAGGCAACGATGAAGCATTGGCTAAATTCAGCACAGCCATGACTGAGCTGAAAGCCGACGGCACGCTGAAAAAACTGGGCGAACAATTCTTCGGAAAAGACATCAGTGTTAAATAA
- a CDS encoding (Fe-S)-binding protein — translation MSAIKPPQITVYDSKPTDVYFFGTCVLDIFMPEAGMDAITLIEQQGIRVHYPMEQSCCGQPAYSSGHPKEAFDVAKAQLDLFPENWPIVVPSGSCGGMMKHHWPTLFKGTEYEQKAIDCANRIIEFTHFLLAIGYKPEDKGKPVKVAVHTSCAARREMNVHLSGWQLIDGMENVERIVHDHESECCGFGGTFSVKQADISGAMVTDKVAALKETGATEIISADCGCMMNIGGKIAKDEPNMPRPKHIASFLLERTGGKA, via the coding sequence ATGAGCGCAATCAAACCACCACAAATCACTGTATACGACAGCAAGCCGACCGATGTTTATTTCTTCGGTACTTGCGTTCTCGACATCTTCATGCCGGAAGCGGGTATGGATGCCATTACCTTAATCGAACAACAAGGCATCCGCGTCCATTATCCAATGGAGCAAAGCTGCTGCGGCCAACCTGCCTATTCGTCCGGCCATCCGAAAGAAGCTTTTGACGTAGCCAAAGCCCAATTGGATTTATTCCCGGAAAATTGGCCGATTGTCGTACCGTCCGGTTCTTGCGGCGGCATGATGAAACACCACTGGCCGACTTTGTTCAAAGGTACCGAGTACGAACAAAAAGCCATTGATTGCGCCAACCGTATCATTGAATTTACCCACTTCCTGCTGGCCATCGGCTACAAACCTGAAGATAAAGGCAAGCCGGTTAAAGTGGCCGTTCATACTTCTTGCGCGGCGCGTCGTGAGATGAATGTCCATTTGTCAGGCTGGCAGCTGATTGACGGCATGGAAAATGTCGAGCGTATCGTTCATGACCATGAAAGCGAGTGTTGCGGTTTTGGCGGTACATTCTCTGTCAAACAAGCAGATATTTCCGGCGCGATGGTAACCGACAAAGTCGCAGCCCTGAAAGAAACCGGTGCAACTGAAATCATCAGCGCGGACTGCGGCTGCATGATGAATATCGGCGGCAAAATCGCTAAAGACGAACCGAATATGCCACGTCCGAAACATATTGCATCCTTCCTGTTGGAGCGTACCGGAGGTAAAGCATGA
- a CDS encoding amino acid ABC transporter ATP-binding protein codes for MIKIRNIHKTFGENTILRGIDLDVGKGQVVVILGPSGSGKTTFLRCLNALEMPEQGRIEFDNAQPLSIDFSKKPSKHDILALRRKSGMVFQQYNLFPHKTALENVMEGPVAVQGKPVAQAREEAVKLLKKVGLGDKIDLYPYQLSGGQQQRVGIARALAIQPELMLFDEPTSALDPELVQDVLDTMKELAQEGWTMVVVTHEIKFALEVATTVVVMDGGVIVEQGSPQDLFNHPKHERTQKFLRQIRADNADLQI; via the coding sequence ATGATTAAAATCCGCAATATCCATAAGACCTTTGGCGAAAATACCATTTTGCGCGGCATCGATTTGGATGTCGGCAAAGGACAAGTGGTCGTTATCCTAGGCCCGTCCGGCTCGGGCAAAACCACGTTTTTACGCTGTTTAAACGCTTTGGAAATGCCTGAACAAGGTCGAATCGAGTTTGACAATGCGCAGCCGTTAAGCATCGATTTTTCCAAAAAACCAAGCAAACACGATATTTTGGCACTGCGCCGCAAGTCCGGCATGGTGTTCCAACAATACAACCTCTTTCCGCACAAAACTGCATTGGAAAACGTCATGGAAGGACCGGTTGCCGTACAAGGCAAACCTGTCGCCCAAGCGCGTGAAGAGGCTGTCAAATTGCTTAAAAAAGTCGGTTTGGGCGACAAGATCGACCTCTACCCCTACCAGCTTTCCGGCGGTCAACAGCAGCGTGTCGGCATTGCCCGAGCATTGGCGATTCAGCCTGAACTGATGCTGTTTGACGAACCGACTTCCGCGCTTGACCCCGAATTGGTGCAAGATGTTTTGGATACCATGAAGGAATTGGCACAAGAAGGCTGGACCATGGTTGTCGTTACGCATGAAATCAAATTTGCCTTGGAAGTGGCAACCACCGTCGTCGTGATGGATGGCGGCGTTATTGTCGAACAAGGCAGCCCGCAAGATTTGTTCAATCATCCCAAACATGAGCGGACACAAAAATTCCTGCGCCAAATCCGTGCGGACAATGCTGATCTTCAAATTTAA
- a CDS encoding alpha-amylase family protein, translating to MLTQTQQVDLTLHHLKERTLSIYTPEQRASIEASEDWKQFDRRLEEHFPKLMHELDNVYNNNEAVLPMLEQLIAQAWQSYSQRNASLKDIDIARENDPDWILSNKQVGGVCYVDLFAGNLQGLKAKIPYFQELGLTYLHLMPLFKCPEGKSDGGYAVSSYRDVNPALGTIDDLRDVIAALHEAGISAVVDFIFNHTSNEHEWAKRCAAGDPLYDNFYYIFPDRWMPDQYDRTLREIFPDQHPGGFSQLEDGRWVWTTFNSFQWDLNYSNPWVFRAMAGEMMFLANLGVDILRMDAVAFIWKQMGTSCENLPQAHALIRAFNSVMRIAAPAVFFKSEAIVHPDQVVQYISQDECQIGYNPLQMALLWNTLATREVNLLHQALTYRHNLPDHTAWVNYVRSHDDIGWTFADEDAWQFGIHGYDHRQFLNRFFVNHFDGSFARGVPFQYNPNTGDCRVSGTAAALVGLAQNDPYAVDRIKLLYSIALSTGGLPLIYLGDEVGTLNDDDWSQDSNKSDDSRWAHRPRYNEELYNQRHDSSTTAGQIFQGLRHMIAIRQSNPRFDGGKLVTFNTNNKHIIGYMRNNALLAFGNFSEHPQTISAHTLQAMPFKAHDLISGQTVSLNQDLVLQPYQVMWLEIA from the coding sequence ATGTTGACCCAGACTCAACAGGTTGATTTGACCTTGCATCACCTTAAAGAACGCACCCTATCGATATACACTCCCGAACAGCGTGCAAGCATCGAGGCATCTGAAGACTGGAAACAGTTTGACAGACGGCTTGAAGAACACTTTCCCAAACTGATGCACGAGCTGGACAACGTTTACAACAACAACGAAGCCGTCCTTCCCATGCTGGAGCAACTGATTGCCCAAGCATGGCAAAGCTATTCCCAACGCAACGCATCTTTAAAAGATATTGATATCGCGCGCGAAAACGATCCTGACTGGATTTTATCCAACAAACAGGTCGGCGGCGTGTGCTACGTCGATTTGTTCGCAGGCAATCTGCAAGGTTTGAAAGCCAAAATCCCTTATTTCCAAGAATTGGGCCTGACCTATCTGCACCTGATGCCCTTGTTTAAATGCCCTGAAGGCAAAAGCGACGGCGGCTATGCGGTCAGCAGCTACCGCGACGTCAATCCGGCTTTGGGTACGATAGACGACTTGCGCGATGTCATTGCCGCACTGCACGAAGCAGGTATTTCCGCCGTTGTCGATTTCATCTTCAACCACACTTCCAATGAACACGAATGGGCAAAACGCTGCGCCGCCGGCGATCCGCTCTATGACAATTTCTACTACATTTTCCCTGACCGTTGGATGCCCGACCAATACGACCGCACCCTGCGTGAAATCTTCCCTGACCAACATCCGGGCGGTTTCTCGCAATTGGAAGACGGCCGCTGGGTATGGACAACGTTCAATTCCTTCCAATGGGACTTGAATTACAGTAATCCTTGGGTATTCCGCGCTATGGCAGGCGAAATGATGTTCCTTGCCAACTTGGGCGTTGATATTCTGCGCATGGATGCCGTTGCCTTTATTTGGAAGCAAATGGGCACAAGCTGCGAAAACCTGCCTCAGGCACACGCTCTGATTCGTGCGTTTAACTCCGTAATGCGTATTGCCGCCCCGGCCGTGTTCTTCAAATCCGAAGCCATCGTCCATCCTGACCAAGTTGTCCAATACATCAGCCAAGATGAATGCCAAATCGGCTACAACCCATTGCAAATGGCATTGTTGTGGAACACGCTTGCCACGCGCGAAGTTAACCTGCTCCATCAGGCATTGACCTACCGCCACAACCTGCCCGACCACACAGCATGGGTTAACTACGTCCGCAGCCATGACGACATCGGCTGGACCTTTGCCGACGAAGACGCATGGCAGTTCGGCATCCACGGCTACGACCACCGACAATTCCTCAACCGCTTCTTCGTCAACCATTTCGACGGCAGCTTCGCGCGCGGCGTCCCCTTCCAATATAACCCCAACACTGGCGACTGCCGTGTCAGCGGTACAGCCGCAGCATTGGTTGGTTTGGCTCAAAATGACCCGTATGCCGTTGACCGCATCAAACTTTTGTACAGCATTGCTTTGAGTACCGGCGGTCTGCCGCTGATTTACTTGGGCGATGAAGTCGGTACACTCAATGATGACGACTGGTCGCAAGACAGCAATAAGAGCGACGACAGCCGCTGGGCACACCGTCCTCGTTATAATGAAGAGTTGTACAACCAACGCCATGACAGCTCGACCACTGCCGGTCAAATCTTCCAAGGTTTGCGCCATATGATTGCCATCCGCCAAAGCAATCCGCGCTTTGACGGCGGCAAGTTGGTTACCTTCAATACCAACAACAAACACATCATCGGCTATATGCGCAACAACGCGCTGTTGGCATTCGGCAACTTCAGCGAACATCCGCAAACCATCAGTGCGCATACGCTGCAAGCCATGCCGTTTAAAGCGCACGATTTGATCAGCGGTCAAACCGTTTCCCTGAATCAGGATTTGGTACTGCAACCCTATCAAGTCATGTGGCTTGAAATTGCATAA
- a CDS encoding LutC/YkgG family protein: MSARENILAKLKKADALPMEEPPVFDYYREMGVSWANDVERLKHWAAAMRAVKTEIYWVTKTNWPQVFRQAAEGKGLKNILLPLETEHGQLARAALADTDIEPRGFERKIDDWKNEFFADIEAGFSGSKCGIARTGTIMLESSPLEPRSLSLVPPVHFCLFDTSKMYNEFHNAVEGEKLVEKGMPTNVILISGPSKTADIQLTLAYGAHGPRDLVVLAVLPDHISPAVLEEKA; the protein is encoded by the coding sequence ATGAGCGCGCGCGAAAATATTTTGGCGAAATTGAAAAAAGCCGATGCCTTACCGATGGAAGAGCCGCCGGTTTTCGATTATTACCGTGAAATGGGCGTATCTTGGGCAAACGATGTCGAACGCTTGAAACATTGGGCGGCTGCCATGCGTGCCGTCAAAACAGAAATCTATTGGGTTACCAAAACCAATTGGCCACAAGTATTCCGCCAAGCAGCCGAAGGCAAAGGCTTGAAAAATATTCTATTGCCATTGGAAACAGAACACGGCCAGCTGGCTCGTGCAGCTTTGGCCGATACCGATATTGAACCGCGCGGTTTTGAGCGAAAAATTGACGACTGGAAAAACGAATTCTTTGCCGATATTGAGGCCGGATTTAGCGGCTCTAAATGCGGTATTGCCCGTACCGGCACGATTATGCTGGAGTCCAGTCCTCTGGAGCCGCGCAGTTTAAGTTTGGTTCCTCCTGTGCATTTCTGCCTGTTTGACACCAGCAAAATGTACAACGAATTCCACAATGCTGTTGAAGGCGAAAAACTGGTAGAAAAAGGTATGCCTACCAACGTTATTTTGATTTCCGGCCCGTCTAAGACTGCCGATATTCAATTGACTTTGGCCTATGGTGCACACGGCCCGCGTGATTTGGTGGTTTTGGCCGTTCTGCCTGATCATATTTCCCCTGCCGTTTTGGAGGAAAAAGCATGA
- a CDS encoding amino acid ABC transporter permease, translating into MLNNFLASLPFMTETRADMLISAFWPMVKAGFAVSLPLAIASFVIGMIIAVAVALVRIMPSGGIFQKCLLKLVEFYISIIRGTPLLVQLVIVFYGLPSVSIYIDPIPAAIIGFSLNVGAYASETIRAAILSVPKGQWEAGFSIGMTYMQTFRRIIAPQAFRVAVPPLSNEFIGLFKNTSLAAVVTVTELFRVAQETANRTYDFLPVYIEAALVYWCFCKVLFLIQARLEKRFDRYVAK; encoded by the coding sequence GTGTTAAATAATTTCCTTGCCTCTCTGCCGTTTATGACGGAAACACGCGCTGATATGCTCATCAGCGCGTTTTGGCCCATGGTCAAAGCCGGCTTCGCAGTGTCTTTGCCTTTGGCGATCGCTTCTTTCGTTATCGGCATGATTATTGCCGTAGCCGTTGCTTTGGTGCGGATCATGCCCTCCGGCGGTATTTTCCAAAAATGCTTGCTGAAGCTGGTGGAATTTTATATTTCCATCATTCGCGGTACGCCGCTTTTGGTGCAGTTGGTCATCGTATTCTACGGTTTACCTTCCGTCAGCATCTATATCGACCCGATTCCTGCCGCCATCATCGGCTTCTCGCTCAATGTCGGCGCATACGCTTCCGAAACCATACGCGCGGCAATCTTGTCCGTACCTAAAGGCCAATGGGAAGCCGGTTTCTCCATCGGTATGACCTATATGCAGACGTTCCGCCGTATTATCGCGCCACAGGCATTCCGCGTTGCCGTACCGCCTCTAAGCAACGAGTTTATCGGCTTGTTCAAAAACACCTCGCTTGCCGCCGTAGTAACGGTAACAGAGCTTTTCCGTGTTGCCCAAGAGACAGCAAACCGTACTTATGACTTTTTGCCCGTTTATATCGAAGCCGCATTGGTTTATTGGTGCTTCTGCAAAGTGCTGTTTTTGATTCAGGCGCGCTTGGAAAAACGCTTTGACCGCTATGTCGCCAAATAA